From the Longimicrobium sp. genome, one window contains:
- a CDS encoding LytTR family DNA-binding domain-containing protein, translated as MAEPQPPLRVVVVDDEPLARRTLRVLLEPEEGVEIVAEAGNGAEALEAVAATAPDLVFLDVQMPEMDGFEVLNALGPDRTPAVIFVTAFDEHAVRAFDAEAADYLLKPFDDERFRRALARARARIGDARVRDLASRLARMLSPASPLPNPPIPQTPETAATPPSAYAERIVVKKNSRVTLLDVRTVDWIEAADYVVRIHAAGAVHVLREPIAELEQRLDPRRFFRIHRSTIVNLGSVKELQPLFHGEYVVIMRDGAELRLSRARRDRLQQLLGARI; from the coding sequence ATGGCTGAGCCGCAGCCCCCGCTGCGCGTCGTCGTCGTCGACGACGAGCCGCTGGCGCGCCGCACCCTGCGCGTGCTGCTGGAGCCGGAGGAAGGGGTGGAGATCGTGGCGGAGGCGGGGAACGGCGCCGAGGCGCTGGAGGCCGTCGCCGCCACCGCGCCCGACCTCGTCTTCCTCGACGTGCAGATGCCGGAGATGGACGGCTTCGAGGTGCTGAACGCGCTGGGGCCCGACCGCACGCCGGCGGTGATCTTCGTCACCGCGTTCGACGAGCACGCGGTGCGCGCCTTCGACGCCGAGGCGGCCGACTACCTGCTGAAGCCGTTCGACGACGAGCGTTTCCGCCGCGCCCTGGCCCGCGCCCGCGCCCGCATCGGCGACGCACGCGTCCGCGACCTGGCCTCGCGGCTGGCGCGGATGCTCTCCCCCGCATCCCCCCTCCCGAATCCCCCCATCCCCCAGACGCCCGAGACGGCGGCGACTCCCCCGTCGGCATACGCGGAGCGGATCGTGGTAAAGAAGAACAGCCGCGTGACGCTGCTGGACGTGCGCACGGTGGACTGGATCGAGGCGGCGGACTACGTCGTCCGCATCCACGCCGCCGGCGCGGTGCACGTGCTGCGCGAGCCGATCGCCGAGCTGGAGCAGCGGCTGGACCCGCGCCGCTTCTTCCGCATCCACCGCTCGACGATCGTGAACCTGGGGAGCGTGAAGGAGCTGCAGCCGCTCTTCCACGGCGAGTACGTGGTGATCATGCGCGACGGCGCCGAGCTGCGCCTGAGCCGCGCCCGCCGCGACCGCCTGCAGCAGCTCCTCGGCGCACGCATCTGA
- a CDS encoding sensor histidine kinase has translation MSITVARTPELAAKAAARTDASARPRFAVRWGELGLMFAAWTFVWVFGQAQAYLGSVFGGRRWPGMRVLLWDLESVWLWALFTPPMFWLAARFPLEKGIRARNLAVHAVCALGFAVVDLGGDIVFRPILGAPGGTLVQRFFAKLFINVFSYAAVVGIAHAVQYYRALNERREREAALERELLQARLQALEMQIHPHFLFNTLHAVASLIRVKEDQAAIRMLVGLSDLLRIALRNRDAQEVPLREELDFARRYLEVEGIRFEDRLRAEIEVAPDAPLDALVPHLILQPLVENAIRHGVEARAAAGRVRVEVTRADGMLRLRVGDDGPGPKENGRRGVGLANTRERLAHLYGDRQRFELAAGADGGAVATVEVPLRLADG, from the coding sequence ATGAGCATCACCGTAGCCCGGACACCGGAGCTCGCCGCGAAGGCGGCCGCGCGCACGGATGCGTCCGCGCGGCCGCGCTTCGCCGTGCGCTGGGGCGAGCTGGGGCTGATGTTCGCGGCGTGGACGTTCGTGTGGGTGTTCGGGCAGGCGCAGGCGTACCTGGGCAGCGTGTTCGGCGGGCGGCGGTGGCCGGGGATGCGGGTGCTGCTGTGGGACCTGGAGAGCGTGTGGCTGTGGGCGCTCTTCACCCCGCCCATGTTCTGGCTGGCCGCGCGCTTCCCGCTGGAGAAGGGCATCCGCGCGCGCAACCTGGCCGTCCACGCCGTCTGCGCGCTCGGCTTCGCGGTGGTGGACCTGGGCGGCGACATCGTCTTCCGGCCGATCCTGGGCGCGCCCGGGGGGACGCTGGTGCAGCGCTTCTTCGCCAAGCTGTTCATCAACGTCTTCAGCTACGCGGCGGTGGTCGGTATCGCCCACGCGGTGCAGTACTACCGCGCGCTGAACGAACGCCGCGAGCGCGAGGCCGCCCTCGAGCGCGAGCTGCTGCAGGCGCGGCTGCAGGCGCTGGAGATGCAGATCCATCCCCACTTCCTGTTCAACACCCTGCACGCCGTGGCCTCGCTGATCCGGGTGAAGGAGGACCAGGCGGCGATCCGGATGCTGGTCGGATTGAGCGACCTGCTGCGCATCGCCCTGCGCAACCGCGACGCGCAGGAGGTGCCGCTGCGCGAGGAGCTGGACTTCGCGCGGCGATACCTGGAGGTGGAGGGGATCCGCTTCGAGGACCGGCTGCGCGCGGAGATCGAGGTCGCTCCGGACGCGCCGCTGGACGCGCTGGTGCCGCACCTGATCCTGCAGCCGCTGGTGGAGAACGCCATCCGCCACGGCGTGGAGGCGCGCGCCGCCGCCGGCCGCGTCCGCGTGGAGGTCACCCGCGCGGACGGGATGCTGCGCCTGCGCGTGGGCGACGACGGCCCCGGCCCGAAGGAGAACGGCCGCCGCGGCGTCGGGCTGGCCAACACGCGCGAGCGGCTGGCGCATCTCTACGGGGATCGCCAGCGCTTCGAGCTGGCCGCCGGCGCGGACGGCGGCGCGGTCGCGACGGTGGAGGTGCCGCTGCGGCTGGCCGATGGCTGA
- a CDS encoding c-type cytochrome, giving the protein MRRIRPLALVPFAAVLAAQPLAAQIPERFENLKVLPRDIPRDSLVAIMRGFAMSLGVRCNYCHVEREPAQPGGREQLNFASDDKPAKEKARFMMRMTQNLNAQVLPQVPHRRNPPVGVGCITCHRGLPVPTTLDRVLAAALDSGGAPAAVARYRQLRESSLASGRYDFSETTLNELGRRLAAQGKTAEAVALLELNAEFYPNSGQVDFELAEVYRARGERDKALVRYRMAQQKSPNNPQIQRRINELTGAAAPPAPQP; this is encoded by the coding sequence ATGCGCCGAATCCGTCCGCTCGCGCTGGTGCCGTTCGCCGCCGTGCTCGCCGCGCAGCCGCTGGCCGCGCAGATCCCCGAGCGCTTCGAGAACCTGAAGGTGCTGCCGCGCGACATCCCGCGCGATTCGCTCGTGGCCATTATGCGCGGCTTCGCGATGAGCCTGGGGGTGCGCTGCAACTACTGCCACGTGGAGCGGGAGCCCGCGCAGCCCGGCGGGCGCGAGCAGCTGAACTTCGCGTCGGACGACAAGCCAGCGAAGGAGAAGGCGCGCTTCATGATGCGGATGACGCAGAACCTGAACGCGCAGGTGCTGCCGCAGGTTCCGCATCGCCGCAATCCGCCGGTGGGCGTGGGGTGCATCACCTGCCATCGCGGGCTCCCCGTCCCCACCACGCTCGACCGCGTGCTGGCGGCGGCGCTGGACAGCGGCGGCGCGCCCGCGGCCGTCGCGCGGTACCGCCAGCTGCGCGAGTCGTCGCTGGCGTCGGGGCGCTACGACTTCAGCGAGACCACGCTGAACGAGCTGGGGCGGCGCTTGGCCGCGCAGGGGAAGACGGCCGAGGCGGTGGCGCTGCTGGAGTTGAACGCCGAGTTCTATCCCAACTCCGGGCAGGTCGACTTCGAGCTGGCCGAGGTGTACCGCGCCCGCGGCGAGCGCGACAAGGCGCTCGTCCGCTATCGGATGGCGCAGCAGAAGTCGCCCAACAACCCCCAGATCCAGCGCCGCATCAACGAGCTGACGGGCGCCGCCGCGCCGCCGGCGCCGCAGCCATAG
- a CDS encoding chloride channel protein, which produces MEADGDETREAPPRAITPADGDSRPRPPRAPAADDETLLYDEPHHVPSLVERQARSRRAWRRKAVRRVRHGRRRAASAARRVGRGMRVGQARAARGWGAFVDWFNRRELSENAILLGFAVAIGLVGALGVVAFYRCIDLAFTVFYRWTGNVLGRGVLAVYRPLITAAGLLAAWALVRSLRGRAGGENVAAVQLAVARRQGEIPARPALVRILASAVTLGSGGSAGSEGPVAVLGATVGSVLGRAFRFDAERVKVLVGAGAAAGISASFNAPLAGAFFALEEVLGSLAVAAFPPVVVAAVLAAVVSRAFLGDHPAFPIPAQYGFTLRREVILFYPVLGVLAGLVSVLYVRAFFGAESLAKRLKLRPWLLPVLGGLVVGLMVWASGGVLVGYGHLAVRVEVFGRMAWTTLAMLALGKIVATSLTLGSGGTGGVFTPSLYIGAATGGAYGVLMTKLFPGLGLHPEAYALVGMGAVVGAATQAPITAILIVFEMTNDYAIVLPLMMATVIATVVARHVEPDSLYSGWLRRRGEHLEHGTDRDVLSGLHVSDVYDRAAPSIPADATIEHLVEQLGRADRTEYPVVDEDGALLGIVTVAELARAAGEAPSLGAVLLAADLAGPSESVHPADTLLEAVRKMGVRGVGSLPVVDAGTGAFLGTLGRAEILAAYQRVIARPPQ; this is translated from the coding sequence GTGGAAGCAGACGGCGACGAAACCCGCGAGGCCCCGCCCCGCGCCATCACCCCCGCGGACGGCGACTCTCGTCCGCGGCCGCCTCGCGCGCCCGCCGCCGACGACGAGACGCTGCTGTACGACGAGCCGCACCACGTTCCCTCGCTGGTGGAGCGGCAGGCGCGGTCGCGGCGGGCGTGGCGGCGGAAGGCGGTTCGGCGGGTGCGCCACGGACGGCGGCGCGCGGCGTCGGCGGCGCGGCGCGTCGGGCGCGGGATGCGGGTGGGGCAAGCGCGCGCGGCGAGGGGGTGGGGCGCGTTCGTGGACTGGTTCAACCGCCGCGAGCTGAGCGAGAACGCCATTCTCCTCGGCTTCGCGGTGGCCATCGGGCTGGTGGGCGCGCTGGGCGTGGTGGCCTTCTACCGCTGCATCGACCTGGCCTTCACCGTCTTCTACCGCTGGACGGGGAACGTGCTGGGGCGCGGCGTGCTGGCCGTCTACCGCCCGCTGATCACCGCCGCGGGGCTGCTGGCGGCGTGGGCCCTCGTGCGCTCGCTGCGCGGCCGCGCCGGCGGCGAGAACGTCGCGGCGGTCCAGCTCGCCGTCGCGCGCCGACAGGGCGAGATCCCCGCGCGGCCGGCGCTGGTGCGGATCCTGGCATCCGCCGTGACGCTCGGCTCGGGCGGCTCGGCGGGGAGCGAGGGCCCCGTGGCCGTGCTCGGTGCGACGGTGGGCTCCGTCCTCGGCCGCGCCTTCCGCTTCGACGCCGAGCGGGTGAAGGTGCTGGTCGGCGCCGGCGCGGCGGCGGGGATCAGCGCGTCGTTCAACGCGCCGCTGGCCGGCGCCTTCTTCGCGCTCGAGGAGGTGCTGGGCTCGCTGGCCGTGGCCGCCTTCCCGCCCGTCGTCGTCGCCGCGGTGCTGGCGGCCGTCGTCTCGCGCGCCTTCCTGGGCGACCATCCCGCCTTTCCCATCCCCGCGCAGTACGGCTTCACCCTGCGCCGCGAGGTCATCCTCTTCTACCCCGTGCTGGGCGTGCTGGCGGGACTCGTCTCCGTCCTCTACGTGCGCGCCTTCTTCGGCGCCGAGTCGCTGGCGAAGCGATTGAAGCTGCGGCCGTGGCTCCTTCCCGTGCTGGGCGGGCTGGTGGTGGGATTGATGGTGTGGGCGAGCGGGGGAGTCCTGGTGGGCTACGGGCACCTGGCCGTGCGGGTGGAGGTGTTCGGGCGGATGGCGTGGACCACGCTGGCGATGCTGGCGCTGGGCAAGATCGTGGCGACGTCGCTGACGCTGGGGAGCGGGGGAACGGGCGGCGTGTTCACCCCGTCGCTGTACATCGGCGCGGCCACGGGCGGCGCGTACGGGGTGCTGATGACGAAGCTCTTCCCCGGCCTCGGCCTCCACCCCGAGGCCTACGCGCTGGTGGGGATGGGCGCCGTGGTGGGCGCGGCGACGCAGGCGCCGATCACGGCCATCCTGATCGTGTTCGAGATGACGAACGACTACGCGATCGTGCTGCCGCTGATGATGGCCACGGTGATCGCAACGGTCGTGGCCCGCCACGTGGAGCCGGACTCGCTGTACAGCGGGTGGCTGCGGCGCCGCGGCGAGCACCTGGAGCACGGCACCGACCGCGACGTGCTGTCCGGCCTCCACGTGTCCGACGTGTACGACCGCGCGGCACCGTCGATCCCCGCCGATGCGACGATCGAGCACCTGGTGGAGCAGCTCGGCCGCGCGGACCGCACCGAGTACCCCGTGGTGGACGAGGACGGCGCGCTGCTGGGGATCGTGACCGTGGCCGAGCTCGCGCGCGCCGCCGGCGAGGCGCCGTCGCTGGGCGCGGTCCTGCTCGCCGCCGACCTGGCCGGCCCGTCCGAGAGCGTCCATCCCGCCGACACGCTGCTGGAGGCGGTGCGGAAGATGGGCGTGCGCGGCGTGGGCTCCCTTCCCGTGGTCGACGCCGGGACGGGCGCGTTCCTCGGCACCCTGGGCCGCGCGGAGATCCTGGCCGCGTACCAGCGCGTCATCGCTAGGCCTCCCCAATGA